One Coffea arabica cultivar ET-39 chromosome 5c, Coffea Arabica ET-39 HiFi, whole genome shotgun sequence DNA window includes the following coding sequences:
- the LOC113689823 gene encoding potassium transporter 5-like yields the protein MRGAAKEAEMGSSIPPPTPTEGVTVDDDNDEINEQSTRKPTANSLKDRKLSWTKLRRVDSLNLEAGTVSGKHTGGGHGNRHLGWKTTLSLAFQSIGIVYGDIGTSPLYVYSSTFPDGIHNNDDLLGVLSLIIYTMTLLPLIKYVCIVLWANDNGNGGTFALYSLICRHAKVSLIPNQQPEDKEVSNYKLDIPSNQLRRAQKVKETLEGSKVAKVILVFLPILGTSMVIGDGILTPCISVLSAVSGISSLNQDAVVGISIAILIVLFSVQRFGTDKVGFSFAPAICLWFLCVGLTGVYNLFKHDPGVLRAFNPKYIFDYFRRNGKKGWKSLGGVVLCITGTEAMFADLSHFSVRAIQISFSCVVFPSLLATYIGQAAYLSKFPENVRNAFYDSVPDSIYWPTFVIALAAAIIASQAMISAAFAIISQALNLGCFPRVRVVHTSAKYEGQVYIPELNHFIMVACVIVTAAFRTTEQIGNAYGIAVVSVMVITSTLVTLIMTFIWKASIWWIALFFVVFFSTDTIYLSSVLSKFIEGGYLPITFSFFLMTTMAIWHFVYKERYMFELNNKVSSDYVKDLAKNPEIKRVPGIGLLYSELVQGIPPIFPHFISNIPSVHSVVVLVSIKSIPISKVPLEERFLFRQVEPRDYRVFRCVVRYGYNDRIEEPNVFEQQLVEHLKEFIRHEHFILEDARAEQMLDPVNIQDSGLLMKDGNSKRSSSRTVPVKESLPEVQQSAPRVSASSIQSFNAAKSTNSSTQIVAVSNHLGVEEELQIVQRAMDQGVFYLLGEAEVVAKQESSFLKKFVVNYAYNFLRKNVRQGEKRLEIPRTRLLKVGMVYEV from the exons ATGCGTGGAGCTGCGAAGGAAGCTGAGATGGGGAGTTCTATTCCTCCACCTACACCTACTGAAGGTGTAACAGTTGATGATGATAATGATGAGATTAATGAGCAAAGCACCAGAAAACCAACTGCCAACAGCCTCAAGGACCGGAAACTGTCGTGGACTAAGCTCCGCCGTGTCGACTCCCTTAACTTGGAGGCCGGCACAGTTTCCGGCAAACATACCGGCGGCGGCCACGGCAACAGG CATCTGGGATGGAAAACGACGCTGAGTTTGGCTTTCCAAAGCATAGGAATAGTATACGGAGACATTGGGACTTCCCCATTATATGTATATTCCAGTACATTTCCTGATGGAATACATAACAACGATGACCTCCTTGGAGTGTTGTCTCTGATTATCTATACCATGACTCTCTTGCCACTGATCAAATACGTCTGTATAGTCTTGTGGGCAAACGACAATGGAAATG GGGGGACATTTGCGCTGTACTCCTTAATCTGTAGACATGCAAAGGTAAGCCTAATTCCAAACCAACAACCAGAGGACAAGGAAGTCTCAAATTACAAACTGGATATACCATCCAATCAGTTGAGAAGGGCTCAAAAGGTTAAGGAAACACTTGAAGGAAGCAAAGTAGCAAAAGTCATACTTGTGTTTCTCCCCATCCTTGGAACTTCAATGGTCATTGGTGATGGGATCCTCACTCCTTGCATTTCAG TTCTTTCTGCTGTGAGCGGGATCTCATCCCTCAATCAAG ATGCTGTTGTTGGAATATCAATTGCAATATTGATTGTTCTTTTTTCCGTTCAACGCTTTGGCACGGACAAGGTGGGCTTCTCATTCGCTCCAGCCATCTGCTTGTGGTTCCTATGCGTAGGTTTGACAGGCGTCTATAACTTATTTAAGCATGACCCTGGTGTCCTACGTGCTTTCAATCCAAAATACATATTTGATTACTTCAGAAGAAATGGTAAGAAAGGATGGAAATCCCTAGGTGGAGTTGTTCTATGCATTACAG GCACTGAAGCTATGTTTGCTGATTTGAGTCACTTTAGCGTGAGGGCCATTCAG ATCAGTTTCTCCTGTGTGGTGTTCCCATCCCTATTGGCAACTTATATAGGTCAGGCTGCATACCTCTCGAAGTTTCCTGAAAATGTCCGCAATGCTTTCTATGACTCAGTTCCAG ATTCAATCTATTGGCCCACATTCGTTATAGCTCTTGCTGCGGCCATTATTGCCAGTCAAGCTATGATATCTGCAGCCTTTGCAATTATTTCTCAGGCCCTTAATCTAGGTTGTTTCCCAAGGGTTAGAGTTGTTCACACTTCTGCCAAGTATGAAGGCCAGGTTTATATTCCTGAGCTCAACCATTTCATCATGGTGGCTTGTGTTATAGTAACTGCAGCCTTCAGAACCACAGAGCAGATTGGCAATGCTTATG GAATTGCAGTGGTTTCTGTAATGGTGATAACCAGTACCCTGGTTACTTTAATTATGACTTTCATATGGAAGGCAAGCATATGGTGGATAGCTCTCTTCTTTGTAGTGTTTTTTTCTACAGACACCATATATCTTTCATCTGTGCTCTCCAAATTCATAGAAGGTGGTTACCTTCCTATAACATTTTCATTCTTCTTGATGACAACTATGGCAATTTGGCATTTTGTCTACAAGGAGCGGTACATGTTTGAGCTCAACAACAAGGTATCGAGTGATTATGTGAAAGACCTGGCAAAAAACCCAGAAATAAAAAGAGTACCTGGAATTGGACTTCTGTATTCTGAACTCGTCCAGGGTATTCCACCAATATTTCCCCACTTCATTTCTAACATTCCATCGGTTCACTCAGTCGTAGTGCTGGTCTCCATAAAGTCTATTCCAATTAGTAAAGTGCCACTGGAGGAAAGGTTTCTTTTTCGACAGGTTGAGCCTAGAGATTATCGGGTGTTTCGTTGTGTAGTGAGGTATGGATACAATGACAGAATTGAGGAGCCCAATGTGTTCGAGCAGCAGCTTGTGGAGCACTTGAAGGAGTTCATCAGGCACGAGCATTTTATCCTTGAAGATGCGCGTGCAGAGCAAATGCTTGATCCAGTAAACATCCAAGATTCAGGTTTATTGATGAAAGATGGAAATTCTAAAAGATCCAGTTCACGCACTGTACCTGTCAAGGAATCGCTGCCAGAGGTACAGCAAAGTGCACCCCGAGTCTCAGCAAGTTCCATCCAGTCATTTAATGCCGCAAAATCAACCAATTCCTCAACCCAGATTGTTGCAGTGTCCAACCATCTGGGGGTTGAAGAAGAGCTACAGATTGTGCAGAGAGCCATGGATCAAGGAGTGTTTTATCTTCTTGGAGAAGCAGAAGTGGTGGCAAAACAAGAATCATCCTTCTTGAAGAAGTTTGTCGTCAATTATGCCTACAATTTCCTGCGGAAGAATGTCAGGCAAGGGGAGAAACGCTTGGAAATTCCTAGGACTCGGCTTTTAAAGGTTGGAATGGTGTATGAGGTTTAA